The proteins below come from a single Tsuneonella deserti genomic window:
- a CDS encoding NAD(+) synthase produces MTDNRDHPFYSLHSHGLVRVAASTPKVRTADVAANAAAILDEARRSHNAQVDLVVYPELCVSSYAIDDLHMQAALLDAAEARVGEIVAASADLIPLLVIGAPLRHNGRIYNCALAVHRGRLLGVVPKSYLPNYREFYEKRWFANGRQIQGLGIVVNGEEVPFGTDLIFAAENLPGFRLAIEICEDFWAAIPPSTYAALAGATILANLSASNIVIGKSDERHMLCRSQSARAAAAYIYSAAGHGESTTDMAWDGQGMVYELGDLMAESERFSAEPELCVVDIDCDRILNDRLRMGTFNDCAEEQGRPEDSFRIVPFEHQPASGDIGLVRPVRRFPFVPNRPDHLDADCFEAFNIQVDGLMRRFESTRGNSMIIGVSGGLDSTHALIVAAKVCDRLGLPRTTIRGYTMPGFGTSEGTKSNAWKLMNALGITAEEIDIKPAAETMLRDIGHPFGRGEPVYDTTFENVQAGLRTDYLFRLAGQHNGFVIGTGDMSELALGWCTYGVGDQMSHYGVNAGVPKTLMQYLIRWAARTDQFDRDTDAVLEAILAQEITPELIPVGEDGEVQSTEGKVGPYELNDFFMHHIIRFGARPSKVAFLAWHAWRDASHGLWPAGFPEANKNEYDLATIARWLESFLQRFFGFAQFKRSALPNGPKVSGGGALSPRGDWRAPSDAVADVWLAELRAKLPPIS; encoded by the coding sequence ATGACAGATAATCGCGATCACCCGTTCTATTCTCTCCATTCGCACGGGCTGGTTCGCGTCGCCGCAAGCACGCCCAAGGTGCGCACGGCGGACGTTGCTGCCAATGCCGCTGCGATCCTTGATGAAGCACGGCGCTCCCATAACGCGCAGGTGGATCTGGTGGTCTATCCCGAACTGTGCGTTTCGTCCTACGCGATTGATGACCTGCACATGCAGGCCGCGCTGCTCGATGCGGCAGAGGCGCGCGTGGGCGAGATCGTCGCCGCAAGCGCGGACCTGATCCCGCTGCTGGTGATCGGCGCGCCGCTCCGGCACAACGGGCGGATCTACAACTGCGCGCTGGCGGTGCACCGCGGGCGGCTGCTCGGCGTGGTGCCCAAGAGCTACCTGCCGAACTACCGGGAGTTCTACGAAAAACGCTGGTTCGCCAACGGGCGTCAGATCCAGGGCCTGGGGATCGTCGTTAACGGCGAGGAAGTTCCGTTCGGCACCGACCTTATATTTGCAGCCGAAAACCTGCCCGGCTTCCGGCTTGCTATCGAGATCTGCGAGGACTTCTGGGCGGCGATCCCACCTTCGACATATGCCGCGCTGGCTGGCGCGACGATACTCGCCAACCTGTCGGCTTCCAACATCGTGATCGGCAAGAGCGACGAGCGACATATGCTCTGCCGCTCGCAAAGCGCCCGCGCAGCCGCCGCCTATATCTATTCGGCAGCCGGCCACGGCGAGAGCACGACCGACATGGCGTGGGACGGCCAGGGTATGGTCTACGAACTCGGCGACCTCATGGCCGAGAGCGAGCGGTTCTCGGCCGAGCCCGAGCTGTGCGTGGTCGATATCGATTGCGACCGCATCCTCAACGACCGTCTGCGCATGGGCACGTTCAACGACTGTGCCGAGGAACAGGGGCGGCCGGAAGACTCCTTCCGGATCGTCCCGTTCGAACACCAGCCCGCGAGCGGGGACATCGGCCTCGTCCGGCCCGTCCGCCGCTTCCCGTTCGTGCCCAACCGGCCCGATCACCTTGATGCCGATTGCTTCGAGGCGTTCAACATCCAGGTCGACGGCCTGATGCGCCGGTTCGAATCCACCCGCGGGAATTCGATGATAATCGGCGTCTCGGGCGGGCTCGATTCCACCCATGCGTTGATAGTCGCTGCCAAGGTGTGCGACCGTCTTGGGCTGCCGCGCACCACGATCCGCGGCTATACGATGCCGGGTTTCGGTACTTCGGAAGGCACGAAGTCAAACGCCTGGAAGCTGATGAACGCGCTCGGCATCACGGCCGAAGAGATCGACATCAAGCCCGCGGCCGAGACGATGCTGCGCGACATCGGCCATCCTTTCGGCCGCGGCGAGCCGGTATACGACACCACGTTCGAAAACGTGCAGGCGGGCCTGCGCACCGATTACCTGTTCCGGCTCGCCGGGCAGCACAACGGGTTCGTCATCGGCACCGGCGACATGAGCGAGCTGGCGCTCGGCTGGTGTACTTACGGCGTCGGCGACCAGATGAGCCATTACGGCGTCAATGCCGGCGTGCCCAAGACGCTGATGCAGTACCTCATCCGCTGGGCCGCCAGGACCGACCAGTTCGACCGTGATACCGATGCCGTGCTGGAGGCGATCCTTGCGCAGGAAATCACCCCCGAGCTGATCCCCGTCGGCGAGGACGGCGAGGTCCAGAGCACCGAAGGCAAGGTCGGCCCTTACGAGCTCAACGACTTCTTCATGCACCACATCATTCGCTTCGGCGCGCGGCCGAGCAAGGTCGCCTTCCTGGCGTGGCACGCCTGGCGCGACGCAAGCCACGGCCTCTGGCCGGCCGGTTTCCCCGAAGCGAACAAGAACGAATACGATCTCGCCACCATCGCGCGCTGGCTCGAGAGTTTCCTGCAGCGGTTCTTCGGTTTCGCGCAGTTCAAGCGCAGCGCTCTGCCCAACGGCCCCAAGGTGAGTGGCGGTGGTGCGCTGTCGCCGCGCGGCGACTGGCGCGCGCCATCGGACGCGGTGGCCGACGTCTGGCTCGCAGAACTGCGCGCCAAGCTTCCACCGATATCGTAG
- a CDS encoding CinA family protein, with amino-acid sequence MSDNEKTAETLEPALPAALEQQACDLLDRAHEFEMQIATAESCTGGLLAALLTDVRGRGHVFERGFVTYTNEAKSEMLGIPMDLIEEHGAVSRTIALAMAKGALDRSQAHFALSITGFAGPGGPDDEEGLVHFACARRNGVTCHREERFGAIGRGGVRIAALEVALSMMEEALAQ; translated from the coding sequence ATGAGTGACAACGAAAAGACAGCCGAGACGCTGGAACCTGCGCTGCCCGCGGCGCTCGAACAACAGGCCTGCGACCTGCTCGACCGGGCGCACGAATTCGAAATGCAGATCGCAACGGCGGAAAGCTGCACCGGCGGCCTGCTTGCCGCTCTTCTGACCGACGTGCGCGGACGCGGTCACGTGTTCGAGCGCGGGTTCGTGACCTACACCAACGAGGCGAAGAGCGAGATGCTTGGCATCCCGATGGACCTGATCGAAGAGCACGGCGCGGTCAGCCGCACGATCGCGCTGGCGATGGCCAAAGGCGCGCTTGACCGTTCGCAGGCCCACTTCGCGCTGTCGATTACCGGCTTCGCCGGGCCGGGCGGACCCGACGACGAGGAGGGGCTGGTCCACTTCGCCTGCGCCCGCCGCAACGGCGTTACCTGCCACCGCGAAGAGCGCTTCGGAGCCATCGGCAGGGGCGGGGTGCGGATCGCCGCGCTTGAAGTCGCGCTCTCGATGATGGAAGAAGCGCTCGCGCAATGA
- a CDS encoding DNA topoisomerase IB: MSAPSKLIYIDDEMPGITRKRSGKGWAYYDPHGELITDPDERDRLNSVALPPAYVDAWFCPAPNGHILATGVDAKGRKQYRYHPDFRTARESEKFDGCVSFGKLLPLVRKRVESDLSASKLTRERAIASVVRLLDLGAIRIGNDAYAKENKSFGATTLRQKHAKVQGKSLRLRFKGKHGIEHEVVLSDRNLSRVVRAMQDLPGQRLFQYRDDGGELHPVGSADVNEYLCETMGEHFTAKNFRTWHASVLAFKLLAEADGVLSLKMLLDDVAQHLGNTPAVTRRSYVHPAVIALVDRQIKWRAALKLPRATRWLTREERGLIELLESGPSAAKLLAA, encoded by the coding sequence ATGTCAGCTCCATCCAAGCTCATCTACATCGACGACGAGATGCCAGGCATCACCCGCAAGCGAAGCGGCAAGGGCTGGGCCTATTACGACCCCCACGGCGAGCTGATCACCGATCCGGACGAGCGCGACCGGCTGAATTCCGTCGCCCTGCCGCCGGCTTACGTCGATGCGTGGTTCTGCCCCGCGCCCAACGGACACATCCTCGCGACCGGGGTCGATGCCAAGGGGCGCAAGCAATACCGCTATCACCCGGATTTCCGCACCGCGCGCGAAAGCGAGAAATTCGATGGCTGCGTCTCCTTCGGCAAGCTCCTGCCGCTGGTTCGCAAGCGGGTGGAAAGCGATCTTTCCGCCAGCAAACTCACGCGGGAACGCGCTATCGCGAGCGTGGTGCGCCTGCTCGATCTCGGCGCGATCCGCATCGGGAATGACGCCTACGCCAAGGAGAACAAGAGTTTCGGCGCCACCACGCTGCGACAGAAGCACGCGAAAGTTCAGGGCAAGTCGCTCCGACTGCGCTTCAAGGGCAAGCACGGGATCGAGCACGAGGTGGTGTTGAGCGACCGCAACCTCAGCCGGGTCGTCCGGGCGATGCAGGACCTGCCGGGCCAGCGACTGTTCCAGTATCGGGATGACGGGGGCGAGCTTCATCCGGTGGGTTCGGCGGACGTCAATGAGTACCTGTGCGAGACGATGGGCGAGCATTTCACCGCCAAGAATTTCCGCACCTGGCACGCCAGCGTCCTGGCCTTCAAGCTGCTGGCGGAAGCCGACGGAGTGCTGAGCCTGAAGATGCTGCTCGACGACGTGGCGCAGCATCTCGGCAACACGCCCGCCGTGACGCGGCGCAGCTACGTTCACCCCGCGGTGATCGCGCTGGTGGATCGGCAGATCAAATGGCGCGCCGCGCTCAAGCTGCCGCGCGCTACGCGCTGGCTCACCCGCGAGGAGCGGGGGCTCATCGAACTGCTCGAAAGCGGGCCGAGCGCGGCCAAGCTGCTGGCGGCCTGA
- the yghU gene encoding glutathione-dependent disulfide-bond oxidoreductase codes for MHRRNRVADDTYTPPKVWTNDTENGGAFASINRPTAGARHEKDLPVGEHPFQLYSLGTPNGQKVTIMFEELLAAGHPAEYDAWIVNIRDGDQFGSGFTALNPNGKIPALEDRTGPAPFRVFESGAILLHLAEKFDFLLPRENPARAEVLSWLMWQMGTAPFIGGGFGHFYAYAPAKFEYPINRYTMETKRIFSVADLRLGETEFLAGNDYSIADIASYGWLSAIMHGDAYNDAATFLSIHEYPNVERWVRAIDDRPAVRRGRIVNTAAMRERHSAADFDAVEDQGVLERVEWKSASG; via the coding sequence ATGCATCGGAGAAACCGCGTGGCCGACGATACCTACACCCCGCCCAAGGTCTGGACCAACGACACCGAGAACGGCGGGGCGTTCGCCTCGATCAACCGCCCCACGGCGGGCGCGCGCCACGAAAAGGATCTGCCGGTCGGCGAGCATCCCTTCCAGCTCTACTCGCTCGGCACGCCCAACGGGCAAAAGGTGACGATCATGTTCGAGGAGCTGCTCGCCGCCGGCCATCCGGCCGAGTACGACGCCTGGATTGTCAACATCCGCGATGGCGATCAGTTCGGCAGCGGCTTCACCGCGCTCAATCCGAACGGCAAGATCCCGGCCCTGGAGGATCGCACCGGCCCCGCGCCTTTCCGCGTATTCGAGAGCGGCGCGATCCTGCTGCACCTGGCCGAAAAATTCGATTTCCTTCTCCCGCGCGAGAACCCGGCTAGGGCCGAAGTGCTGAGCTGGCTGATGTGGCAGATGGGCACCGCACCCTTCATCGGCGGCGGGTTCGGGCACTTCTACGCCTATGCGCCGGCCAAGTTCGAATATCCCATCAACCGCTACACGATGGAAACCAAGCGGATCTTCTCGGTCGCCGACCTTCGGCTGGGCGAGACGGAATTTTTGGCGGGGAACGACTATTCGATCGCCGATATCGCGTCCTATGGATGGCTGTCGGCGATCATGCACGGCGATGCGTACAATGACGCGGCGACGTTCCTGTCGATCCATGAATACCCCAATGTCGAACGGTGGGTGCGCGCCATCGACGATCGCCCGGCGGTGCGCCGCGGCCGCATCGTCAACACCGCCGCCATGCGCGAACGCCACTCCGCGGCGGACTTCGACGCGGTGGAGGACCAGGGCGTGCTTGAACGCGTCGAATGGAAAAGCGCCAGCGGTTGA
- a CDS encoding c-type cytochrome: MKVAIPLLFAIVLGACQPVPSVDPANGLVRSSPEWRGQRFAQNRCSDCHSVGYGETSPRPDAPSFSAIAASPGLDAAKLAQWLRDHRNYPDEMYFEIPAEHIDDLAAYMLTLRRGEPDAE, translated from the coding sequence ATGAAGGTCGCGATCCCGCTATTGTTCGCTATCGTGCTCGGCGCCTGCCAACCCGTTCCGTCGGTGGACCCCGCGAACGGGTTGGTCAGAAGCTCCCCGGAATGGCGGGGGCAGCGGTTTGCGCAGAACCGCTGCTCCGATTGTCACTCGGTCGGTTACGGTGAAACCTCGCCGCGCCCCGATGCTCCGAGCTTTTCCGCGATCGCCGCCTCACCCGGGCTGGATGCCGCGAAGCTCGCGCAGTGGCTAAGGGATCACCGGAACTATCCGGACGAAATGTACTTCGAGATCCCGGCCGAGCATATCGACGATCTTGCCGCCTACATGCTGACTTTGCGCCGGGGCGAGCCTGACGCGGAGTAG